From Saccopteryx leptura isolate mSacLep1 chromosome 3, mSacLep1_pri_phased_curated, whole genome shotgun sequence, one genomic window encodes:
- the LOC136397286 gene encoding THO complex subunit 2-like, whose protein sequence is MAAATVLVPVSWVKNWEKSGRGEFLDLCRILSENKSHNSSTYRDFQQALFELSRHVIEGNLRHEQASNVFNDISEFHTDLPSILADVFCLLDIGTSCLEEKSKRDCFMQLVLACLYLVSDTVLKERLDPETLESLGLIKQSQQFNQRSVKIKTKLFYKQQKFNLLREENEGYAKLIVELGQDLSENITSKLILENIKSLIGCFNLDPSRVLDIILEVFECRPEHDDFFISLLESYMSMCEPQTLCHILGFKFKFYQEPNGETPASLHRVAAVLLQVNLIDLDDLYVHLLPADNYIVGEYKREIVEAKQIIRKFTMVVISSEKNDKREKGKEKEEKVEKPPDNQKLGLLEALLKIGDWQHAQKIMDQMPPYYAASHKLIALALCKLIHVTIEPLYRRVGIPKGAKGSPVNALQNKRAPKQAESFEDLRRYVFNMLCYLGPHLSYDPILFAKMVRIGKSFMKEFQSNGSKQEDKEKMEVILSCLLTITDQVLLPSLSLMDCNACMSEELWGMFKTFPYQYRYRLYGQWKNETYNSHPLLVKVKAQTIDRAKYIIKRLTKDNVKASGRHIGKVSHSNPTILFDYILSQIQRYDNLITPVVDSLKYLTSLNYDVLAYCIIEALANPEKERMKHDDTTISSWLQSLASFCGSVFRKYPIDLAGLLQYVANQLKAGKSFDLLILKEVVQKMAGIEVTEEMTVEQLEAMTGGEQLKAEGGYFGQIRNTKKSSQRLKDALLDHNLALPLCLLMAQQRNGVILQEGGEKHLKLVGKLYDQCHDTLVQFGGFLASNLSTEDYIKQIPSIDVLCSEFHTPHDAAFFLSRPMYVHNISSKYDELKKSEKGSKQQHKVHKYITSCAMVMAPVHEAVVSLHVSKVWEDISPQFYTTFWSLTMYDLAVPHTSYEREVNKLKVQMKAIDDNQEMPPNKKKKEKERCTALQDKLLEEEKKQMEHVQRVLQRLKLEKVNWLLAKSTKNETITKFLQLCIFPRCIFSAIDAVYCARFIELVHQQKTPNFSTLLCYDRVFSDIIYTVASCTENEASRYGRFLCCMLETVTRWHSDRATYEKECGNYPGFLTILRATGFDGGNKADQLDYENFRHVVHKWHYKLTKASVHCLETGEYTHIRNILIVLTKILPWYPKVLNLGQALERRVQNICQEEKEKRPDLYALAMAYSGQLKSRKSCMIPENEFHHKDPPPKNAAASVQNGPGGGSSSLSTGGTSKSNESSAEENDKSRERSQCCVKVVNKAPVAAPKGNSSNGSNGTHSSKTVKENDKEKWKEKEKKEKTPVTTPDAKVLGKDGKEKLKEEQPNKDEKAREIKERISKSNKEKEKFKKEEKVKDEKFKTTVPNVESKSTQEKEREKESSKERDIAKEVKSKENVKGVEKAPVSGSLKSPTPRSDITEPEREPKRRKNDTHLSPSHFSTVKDSFIELKESSAKLYLNHNPSLLPKSKEKEMDKKDSDKSKEKSREKERKDEKDRRERKRDHSNSDREVLPNITKRRKEENGTMAVSKHKSESPCECSYLNEKDKEKNKSKSSGKEKGGDSFKSEKMDKISSSVKKGMYRPLS, encoded by the coding sequence ATGGCGGCTGCAACGGTGTTGGTTCCTGTATCCTGGGTAAAGAATTGGGAGAAATCAGGGAGAGGCGAATTTTTGGATTTATGTCGGATCCTCAGTGAAAATAAAAGCCACAATAGTTCGACTTACAGAGATTTCCAGCAAGCTCTCTTTGAGTTATCACGCCATGTGATCGAAGGAAATCTGAGGCACGAACAGGCATCTAATGTTTTTAATGATATTAGTGAATTTCACACCGATTTGCCCTCCATTCTTGCCGATGTATTTTGCCTATTGGATATTGGAACAAGTTGTTTGGaagaaaaaagcaagagagaCTGTTTTATGCAATTGGTATTAGCGTGTTTGTATTTAGTTTCAGACACGGTTCTAAAGGAACGCCTAGATCCAGAGACATTGGAATCATTAGGACTTATCAAACAATCACAGCAATTCAATCAAAGGTCAGTGAAAATTAAGACAAAACTCTTTTATAAGCAgcaaaaatttaatttgttaagagaagagaatgaaggtTATGCCAAGCTGATTGTCGAACTGGGGCAAGATTTATCAGAAAATATTACTAGCAAGTTAATCTTAGAAAACATCAAATCTTTAATAGGATGCTTTAATCTGGATCCCAGTAGAGTTTTGGATATCATTTTAGAAGTGTTTGAATGCAGGCCAGAACACGATgacttctttatatctttattagAATCTTACATGAGTATGTGTGAACCACAAACACTGTGTCATATTCTCGGGTTCAAATTCAAGTTTTACCAGGAACCCAATGGAGAGACTCCTGCATCTTTACACAGAGTTGCAGCAGTGCTTCTACAAGTTAATCTGATTGATTTAGACGATCTTTATGTACATCTTCTTCCAGCTGATAATTATATAGTGGGTGAATATAAACGAGAAATTGTGGAAGCTAAGCAGATTATTAGAAAATTTACGATGGTTGTAATATCTTCTGAAAAAAATGATAAgcgagagaaaggaaaggaaaaagaggagaaagtagaAAAGCCACCTGACAACCAAAAACTTGGTTTATTGGAAGCCTTATTAAAGATTGGTGATTGGCAGCATGCACAGAAAATTATGGATCAGATGCCTCCATACTATGCTGCTTCACATAAGCTAATAGCTCTTGCTCTTTGCAAGCTCATTCATGTAACTATTGAGCCTCTCTACCGAAGAGTTGGTATACCTAAAGGTGCTAAAGGGTCACCTGTTAATGCTTTGCAAAATAAGAGGGCACCAAAACAAGCAGAGAGCTTTGAAGATTTGAGGAGATACGTCTTCAATATGCTCTGTTACCTTGGACCTCACCTTTCTTATGATCCCATTTTATTTGCAAAAATGGTGCGCATTGGCAAATCATTTATGAAGGAGTTTCAGTCTAATGGAAGCAAAcaagaagataaagagaaaatggaagttATCCTTAGCTGTTTGCTTACCATTACTGACCAGgtactccttccttctctttctttgatGGACTGCAATGCTTGTATGTCTGAGGAACTCTGGGGAATGTTTAAAACATTTCCATATCAGTATCGATATCGTCTGTATGGCCAGTGGAAGAATGAAACTTATAACAGTCACCCACTTTTAGTAAAAGTTAAAGCTCAAACAATAGACAGAgccaaatatattataaaacgTCTAACCAAGGACAATGTGAAGGCTTCTGGAAGACATATTGGGAAGGTGAGCCACAGCAATCCAACCATTTTGTTTGATTATATCTTGTCACAAATACAGAGGTATGATAACTTAATAACACCTGTAGTAGATTCACTGAAATACCTCACTTCATTGAATTATGATGTCTTGGCCTATTGTATTATTGAAGCTTTAGCTAATCCAGAAAAGGAGAGAATGAAACATGATGATACAACCATCTCAAGCTGGCTTCAAAGTCTGGCTAGTTTTTGTGGTTCAGTTTTTCGTAAATATCCAATTGATCTTGCTGGGCTTCTTCAATATGTGGCTAATCAACTAAAGGCGGGCAAAAGTTTTGACCTGCTTATATTGAAAGAAGTGGTGCAAAAAATGGCAGGAATAGAAGTTACAGAGGAAATGACAGTGGAGCAGCTAGAGGCCATGACTGGTGGAGAGCAGCTAAAAGCTGAGGGTGGTTATTTTGGTCAGATTAGAAACACTAAAAAATCCTCCCAGAGATTAAAGGATGCACTGTTGGACCATAATCTTGCTCTTCCTCTCTGTTTGCTTATGGCCCAGCAGAGGAATGGGGTGATCTTACaggaaggtggagagaaacatttGAAACTTGTGGGAAAGCTTTATGATCAGTGTCATGATACCCTGGTACAGTTTGGTGGATTTTTAGCATCTAATCTAAGCACAGAAGATTATATAAAGCAAATACCTTCAATTGATGTTCTCTGTAGTGAATTTCACACACCCCATGATGCAGCATTTTTCCTGTCTAGGCCAATGTATGTACACAATATTTCATCCAAGTATGACGaacttaaaaaatcagaaaaaggaaGTAAACAGCAACATAAAGTTCACAAGTACATTACATCATGTGCAATGGTGATGGCCCCTGTCCATGAAGCAGTGGTCTCCTTACATGTTTCCAAAGTCTGGGAAGACATCAGCCCTCAATTCTATACCACATTCTGGTCATTGACAATGTATGACCTTGCAGTTCCACACACCAGCTATGAACGGGAAGTCAATAAACTTAAAGTCCAGATGAAAGCAATTGATGACAATCAGGAAATGcctccaaataaaaagaaaaaagagaaggagcgCTGTACTGCCCTTCAGGACAAActtcttgaagaagaaaagaaacagatggaaCATGTACAGCGAGTTCTACAGAGACTGAAACTGGAAAAGGTCAACTGGCTTTTAGCAAAATCTACCAAAAATGAGACCATCACAAAATTCCTACAGCTCTGTATATTTCCTCGATGTATTTTTTCAGCCATTGATGCTGTGTACTGTGCTCGTTTCATTGAATTGGTACATCAGCAGAAAACTCCAAATTTTTCCACACTTCTTTGCTATGATCGAGTTTTCTCTGACATAATTTACACAGTTGCAAGTTGTACTGAAAATGAAGCTAGTCGATATGGGAGATTTCTTTGCTGCATGCTAGAGACTGTAACCAGATGGCACAGTGATAGAGCCACATATGAAAAAGAATGTGGAAATTATCCAGGATTCCTCACTATATTACGGGCAACTGGATTCGATGGTGGAAATAAAGCTGATCAATTAGACTATGAAAATTTCCGACATGTTGTACATAAATGGCATTATAAACTAACCAAGGCATCAGTACATTGCCTTGAAACAGGTGAATATACTCATATCAGAAATATCTTGATTGTACTAACAAAAATCCTTCCTTGGTACCCAAAAGTTTTGAATTTGGGTCAAGCTTTGGAAAGGAGAGTACAAAATATCTgccaagaagaaaaagagaagaggccTGATCTATATGCATTAGCTATGGCCTACTCTGGGCAGTTGAAAAGTAGAAAGTCATGCATGATACCTGAAAATGAGTTTCACCATAAAGATCCCCCTCCGAAAAATGCAGCTGCCAGTGTACAAAATGGGCCTGGTGGTGGGTCTTCTTCATTATCCACAGGAGGTACATCTAAATCTAATGAAAGTAGTGCTGAGGAGAATGATAAATCAAGGGAGAGATCTCAGTGTTGTGTGAAAGTTGTTAATAAAGCTCCTGTTGCTGCACCGAAAGGGAATTCAAGCAATGGAAGTAATGGCACTCACAGCAGCAAAACCgttaaagaaaatgacaaagaaaaatggaaagaaaaagagaaaaaagaaaagactccagTTACTACTCCAGATGCCAAGGTACTTGGAaaagatggtaaagaaaaatTGAAGGAAGAGCAgccaaataaagatgaaaaagcaagagagataaaggaaagaaTATCTAAGtccaacaaagagaaagaaaaatttaagaaggaagaaaaagttaaagatgaGAAATTCAAAACCACTGTCCCCAACGTAGAATCAAAATCGactcaagaaaaggaaagagagaaggagtcATCCAAAGAGAGAGATATAGCAAAGGaagtaaaatcaaaagaaaatgttaaaggagTAGAAAAAGCACCAGTTTCTGGGTCTTTGAAGTCACCTACTCCTCGATCAGATATTACTGAGCCTGAAAGGGAACCAAAACGCCGGAAAAATGACACTCACCTTTCTCCATCACATTTCTCAACAGTCAAGGACAGTTTCATTGAACTCAAGGAGTCTTCAGCAAAACTCTACCTCAATCATAATCCTTCTCTACTACCCAAGAGTAAGGAGAAAGAAATGGACAAGAAAGATTCGGACAAGTCAAAGGAAAAgtccagagaaaaagagagaaaagatgaaaaggaCAGGAGAGAGCGGAAAAGGGATCACTCAAACAGTGACCGTGAAGTTCTACCGAACATAACCAAGAGGCGAAAAGAGGAAAATGGAACAATGGCAGTTTCAAAACACAAGAGTGAAAGTCCATGTGAGTGTTCTTATCTAAATgagaaagacaaggaaaaaaataagtcaaaatcTTCAGGCAAAGAAAAAGGAGGTGATTCATTTAAATCTGAAAAGATGGATAAAATCTCCTCCAGTGTCAAAAAGGGTATGTACAGGCCCTTAAGCTGA